One Desulfovibrionales bacterium genomic region harbors:
- the nrdD gene encoding anaerobic ribonucleoside-triphosphate reductase, with translation HFAGAIGWDAVNLFFAPYLVGMSDREVKQIAQMLVFEFSQQAVARGGQAIFSDINLYWEVPKHFADVPAIGPEGKYTGKTYGEYEQEAQRFVWTIFDVYKEGDGAGRPFFFPKPLVHITEKFFQTPGHMEFLHHICDVASSMGNTYFVFDRGDTAKISECCRLSFKLEATDLEDAREPWRMRYCALQNVTINLPRIAYEANGDDTKFFTLLNERMKLAVNAHRQKKGFIEKLLSYGENGPLALLMMDQDGSPYLRLQRATYLLGMVGLNEMIQYHTGDELHQSPAAMKFGLKIIAHMKLLADKLSKQHNMRFVLEQTPAESTSYRFAKLDQRYYPSAAQKVIKGTLAYGEIYYTNSTLFNVSHPMNPIERVRAEGLFHPLIEAGSLTHIWLGESHPDPKALADFVIKVFRWTQNDQITFSPEFTSCRDCGKTSRGLKEACPYCQSKNVDGITRITGYFTKVSSWNKGKLGELKDRYRSTM, from the coding sequence GCCACTTTGCCGGGGCTATAGGCTGGGATGCGGTTAACCTCTTCTTCGCTCCCTACCTGGTGGGCATGAGTGATAGAGAAGTCAAACAGATAGCCCAGATGCTGGTCTTTGAGTTTTCTCAGCAGGCCGTCGCCCGCGGAGGTCAGGCTATATTCTCGGACATCAACCTCTACTGGGAAGTCCCCAAGCACTTTGCGGACGTACCGGCCATCGGTCCAGAGGGGAAATATACCGGCAAGACCTATGGAGAATACGAACAAGAGGCCCAGCGTTTTGTCTGGACGATATTTGACGTCTATAAAGAAGGTGATGGGGCCGGACGTCCGTTCTTCTTCCCCAAACCCCTGGTACATATTACAGAGAAATTTTTCCAGACACCGGGACACATGGAGTTTCTGCATCATATCTGTGATGTGGCCTCAAGTATGGGAAATACGTATTTCGTCTTCGATCGAGGCGATACGGCCAAAATATCCGAGTGTTGCCGCCTCAGCTTCAAACTGGAGGCCACGGACCTTGAGGATGCCCGTGAGCCTTGGCGCATGCGTTATTGCGCCCTGCAAAATGTTACCATTAACCTGCCGCGTATTGCCTACGAGGCGAACGGTGATGATACTAAATTTTTCACGCTTCTGAACGAAAGGATGAAGCTCGCAGTAAATGCCCATCGCCAGAAAAAGGGTTTTATCGAAAAGCTCCTCTCATACGGGGAAAACGGTCCCCTGGCCCTTTTGATGATGGATCAGGACGGGTCCCCCTACCTCCGTCTGCAGCGGGCCACCTATCTTCTGGGCATGGTAGGACTCAATGAGATGATCCAGTATCATACGGGCGACGAGCTCCATCAGTCACCCGCAGCCATGAAGTTCGGCCTTAAAATCATCGCCCACATGAAGCTCCTGGCAGACAAGTTATCAAAGCAGCATAATATGCGGTTCGTTCTGGAGCAGACGCCGGCCGAGAGTACCTCTTACCGCTTTGCCAAACTGGATCAGCGTTATTATCCTTCGGCTGCACAGAAGGTAATCAAGGGAACCCTTGCCTATGGTGAGATTTATTATACCAACTCCACCCTGTTCAATGTCTCCCATCCTATGAATCCTATAGAACGCGTCCGGGCAGAGGGACTTTTCCATCCGCTCATCGAGGCCGGGTCGCTTACCCATATCTGGTTGGGCGAATCCCATCCTGATCCCAAGGCCCTAGCCGATTTTGTCATAAAAGTCTTCCGCTGGACACAGAATGATCAGATCACGTTTTCTCCTGAGTTTACTTCCTGCCGTGACTGCGGGAAGACCAGCCGGGGCCTCAAGGAAGCGTGTCCTTACTGTCAGTCGAAAAATGTGGATGGCATTACGCGCATCACCGGTTATTTCACCAAGGTATCCAGTTGGAATAAGGGCAAGCTGGGAGAACTTAAAGACCGTTACCGGAGTACGATGTAG